The window CACGGATGGACCGGATCGCGAAAAATATGATCCGGGGGATGGCCCGCCACGAGGAAGAATTCACGATCATCGAGATCTACTACGCCTTGCTCGAAGAGGAAAATCGAAAGCAGTACGCAGACCTAATCGGCGATTCGATTGACGACGATGACATCATGTTTCTCGAGGGATTCACCCGCCGAATTGCCGAGGAACTCAGCGACGATGAACTCGATCCATTGCTTGGGCGACTCAAAGACTGGGTCGAGAACCCGATCACGCGGAAGATCATCGCCATGCGTGGCGCCGAGGTCACGCTGGGTCAGATCGTTAACGAGCAGAAGATCCTGATCGTCAACAACGACCTGCCGAAGGAAGCGAAGATCATGACTGCCAACGCCGTCGTCAGTGGTATCTGGACGGCGGTCACGTCCCGTAAGGATCCCTCTGAACAGCAGATGATGGAACTGGCAGGCATGGACGACGTTGGGAGCGAGTATGCGCCCTTTTTCCTCGCAATCGACGAGTGCCACTCGGTCCTCACTGATGGCGACGAGATCGAGACGATGCTGATGGAAGCCCGCTCGAAGAAACTCGGGTTGATGCTCTCGACGCAGGTCCTCAGGTCGCTCCCGGACGATGCAGCAGATGCAATTATATCCAATTGCAACACGATCCTCTCGCTCACGCCGAACCATCCCGAAGAGGCGCGTGAGATCGCAAACCGATTCGGTGGAATGGATACTGAGGATTTGCAGCGAACACCCGATTACCATGCACAGACGCAACTCAACAGTGAGGATGATCCGTTCCTAGCGAAACTCATCCCACCGTATCCACCATGCCATACCATCGAAGAAGCATACGAGCTAATCGTTACCTCGCTCGAGAACTACGGCTCGCCAGTCCAGAGTGGCGAGGAGATTCTCGACGAGATGCACTTCGATGCCGGTGGAGCGATTTCAGCCGGAGATGCTGAAGCAGGTGCCAGTGACGGTAGCGACGAACAAGTCGACGTCACAAGCGATCCGGCCGAACAAGCACTGTACGAAGCGGCCTATACAGTGCAGATCAAACGAGATGCGATCGGTGAATACGTCAAGAGCGAGGCAGTAAAAGACGAATGGCGACGCCGAGCCGGTGAGCTTGGCTTCTCTTCGGAAGTCTCGAACGTCATCGAACAAGCCCCTGACGAGTATCTCCAACGCCAGCGCCGAGACGGAACGTCCGTGATGCGGGTCACACCAGAGGGCCTCGAATATGCAGGACTAGCACAGGATACCGGCAGCAGTGCAAGCGGTGGTGGCGACGAACACCGGTGGGTACTCACTGAAGCGTATCGCGCGTTCACGAAGCTCGGGATGTTCGTCGAACTCCCGACCCAAGAAGGAGACGAGGATCCAGATGGAATCGCCGATCTCCCGATCGATCCGATGAATGCTCAGAATCCACGGGAAATGCACCAGCGAGAGGAACAGTTACGAGACAAGTATCCACACCTCTACGAGCTTACCGACGGGTTGAACATCAGTATCGAGGCTGAAACCTCAACACTAGAAAAGCCGATGCAGACGCTGACGAACCTCCGAAAAGCAATCGACGAGCACAAACTGTGCGTCTTTGCGTGTAAGGACGGGACAGCTAACCACGACCGATTTGACTACTGGCCGCGGCGTGGTGAGGGGATCATCTACGACACCACCGGCCGAGGGGCGAATCGGACAATCAACTACGATCAGATGACGTTCGCTGCTGACGTTGACCAGAACGACAATCGGACGTTCTACAACAAGGTCGAGACGCTCGCTGTCGCGCCGGACATGTATGCGCTACGTCCACGAAGTGAGGCGAATCTCGTCTGGCGTGAGGAGGGCCAAGAGGTTGTGATGAGTGATGAAGACGGTACTGAGCACGCTCGTTTTGAGAGCCGTGAGGCGGCGGCGAATCCATCGAAATCGGACGTCCCAGCCTACTCCGTGTACGATGCCTCTGAACAAGAGTATACGGTCCGAGCCAGCGGTGAGAAGTTAGTGTATGGCTCACGGGAGGAGTTGGAAGATGACTGGATGGTGGTTCGAGCGCCGTTCATTCCGGAAACCGAATTCGACCGGATACCGACGCCGGAGGACTTCCTGTTCGTCGTGTTCCCCGACGACGACACGGAAGAATACACTGAACCGATGATCTGTGAACAGGGCGAAATCCGACCGCTGCTACCCGAAAATACCGCCTGGGACACGAAAGAGAAGACAGACATCAACGAACCAACAGACGATCCTGCCGATCCGGGAGTGGAGACGAAGAATGCTGACGAGCAAGCCCGTACACCAGCGCAGCAGGAATCATCGGAGGAGGAGGACGAAGACGATGGAGTGAGCTTTGCCTGGTCAGGCCGTTAACTTCGGTACTTCATCACTCTCTACTGCTCGTCACATCATCGAGATACTCGTCAAGACGCTCTGGATCGAGATCCGTTTCGTCGAAGAGGTAGTCCCGCAGTGCATACATCCCGAGTTGAAGTCGATGGAACTCTTCTTGCTGGTCTTCATTCCACGCTCCATGTGGTTCCGCATCGATAGTGGCGACGGTCTGGGCGAGTTGGGCTAACTGTTCCTGTTGGTCTTCGACCTGTTCACTCAGCTCTTCGAGAGTGGCTTCATCGGCAGACTGGTCCTGTGACTGAAGTCGATCAATTTCCGTCTGGGTCTGGTCGACTCGCTCCGAGAGCTGGTGTACTTTTTCTGGGAGATCGGAGAGCGTCAGCCCAGTCTCGTCTGTTGTCTCGAGATCAGTCGTGAGCTCTTGTCCAGACTCTGTGAGCGAGATCTCCTTAGCAGGAACGACCGTCCCCGTGGCCTCGGGTTGATGGGTTGTGACGAGTCCCTGCGGCTCCAAATACTCAGAAATCCGATACAGAATGATCCGGTTCTCACCAAGGTCAGTTGCCTCCCGGACCTCTGTTGTAGTGAGCGCTGTCTCAGCGTCGGCAAGCGCGCGAAGGATCTCGATTGATTTCCAGTCAAGCGAGTCAGTGGCAGTGCTCATATCAAACCCTACTAGAGCCGGACAGATATATCTTCTCCAAGAATATTCTCGAAGAACTCTTCTTCGAGAAGAGTCTCGTAGGGATATTTCTTTGAATATTTCTCGGTGTTTCTCGGCCAGTAAAGCGGCGCGTTAGCTAAGAGTAGGGAAAGGTACCCAGTAGGTCGAGAAGGAGGATACCCCCAGGGGCTGGTGCACAAGCGAGCCAACAGACCCTCAAAAAAGAGAGATGAACCAGCGAAACACACCACTGGGAGTCCACCTCGAGACAGCAAAGCTGGGAGTCAGACTAAGCTCAGACAAAGGGGAGTCCCACCGTGACGAGACACTCACAATAATCATTCCTGCCGATGAGTAAACAGCGTTGAACAGAGAAACACCTATAGAAAACAAGAATTCTAAAACTACCTCCAGAGAGACCCAGTCTCCAGCAGTGCTGGGACCTCACAGAGAGATGGCGTGTCCAGTATCAAAGGGAAGGCAGGGGGAGCTGAGAGCATCCTGTTCCAAGAGGGAACCATCGAAACACTACATCATAGTGAGGAGGTAGAGGTATTCTAATAGAGTGAGGTGAGAGAAATTGGGGTCCAACTACAGCGCAGTGCAATGGGGGTCCACAATAGTCTGAGTGACGGCAGGGGTCCAAGCGAAGCACAGCCAAAGAACCCTAACTCAGACGATAGAATCTGGAACATTCAATGGATAGCGGCAGAGTGTGGGTATCTGTCTTCTCGGGCGAAGGGGTACCAATCTCTCAGTACCGAACACGACAGCAGCATAGTAGTACAACGAGAAATAGGAGATCAAGACACAGGAGAGAATAGTGATTCTCAGATCAAAAGCAGGTCGAAAACCAGTACCGAGAATAGCGACAATAGCGCAAGCGTCGATCTCGAGCAGCGTCCAAGCAAGCTGACTTCCCAAGTGGCGATAAAAGGACAACAGCGACGGACAGCCAATCTCGACTCCCTGATTGCGATAGCTAATCGACTCAATGAGTGAGTGGACAGTACTGACTCCTGAAAAGCAAGGAAGTCGACTCCCAAGTAGGCGAGAAGGGAGCCCAATCTAGCGATCTGTAGTGACGTAGTATTGGATGAGTCGATAGCTGAAGCGAGTCGCTGGCGAATATGAATTCATAACCGAACTCGAGTGCTATCCATGGAAGTATCCAGGATGAGAACCAAGGCGGGACCCCAAACAGGTGCAAGAAATGAAGTGGACCCCACTCGATCGAGTACCGGATCCCTCGAAAGTAGAGCTCGTCTCGGGACTACTCGTCTGCATCATCGATCGTTTTGAGCTGGTCAGCCTCGGTGAAGACGTAGTTCCCGATGAGGAGACTGCTGGTCATACTGGTCAATCCGCCGGCGCCGAAGATCATCGCCATGATGACGAACTGATAGAGTGCGGCATAGATTGGGTTCTCCCCAGCAAGGATCATGCCGGCCATGATTCCTGGAATCCACACCCAGCCGAGACTCTTCAGTGAGTCGACCACAGGGATAAGCGAGGCCCGGACCCCGGTCTCGACGTGTCGCGAGATGACGGCTGTAGGAGAGGCACCAAGCGCAAGTTCAGCCTCGATTGTCTCGCGGTTCGCGTTGATCTCGCTTTTGAATCGATCAAGCGCGAGTGAGTTGATCTGCATCGCGTTGGCGATGATCATACTCCCGACGGGAACGAGGTTTCTTACACTGGCCTCGATCGCCCCTGCGAGCGTCATCGTGACGATCACCAGCCCCGAACCAAAAACGATAGCGAGAAACGAGACTCGAACGACGCCAGGCAGCCCTTCACCACGATTCTTCGAGATCCACGTCGCCCCACCCATCATGCCGAGCAGAATGACACCACTCCAGACGAGATCCACGGTCAGTAAGATCCCAACGATCGAGCCCATGGCAACGATCTGGATCAGTCCTCTGACTAGTGCGATCCCAAGTTCACGTTCGAGCGCTAAATCTCGGTAGCGGGAGATGCCGACAACAATGATCGCAAGCAGACTCGCGACAAAAACCTGCGTCAACCCGGTCCAAACAACGGGATCCTGAAATTGTCTGAGGAGGTCCATTACTGGCGCAAGCGTGCTCACGAAAGGACCTCCGTGGGCGTCCCAAGTCGGACCAGTTGCCCGCCACGTAGTTCCATCACCCGGTCACCGATCCGCCGGGCTTGCTCCTCATCATGCGTAACGAGGACGGTCGTGAGATCCAGTTCGGACAGCAGATCCTCGACGCGTGCTTCTGAGGCCGAATCGAGGCTCGCAGTCGGTTCGTCGAGCAACAGTACCTCGGGATCGTTAAGCAAAGTGCGAGCGATAGCGACACGCTGTGTTTCACCCCCGGACAGATCCTCGACAGTACGATCCTCGTACCCCTCGAGTCCTAGCTGTGTCAGTATCTGTGTGGTACGCTCAGCGTCGATCGGCTCGTTTCGAAGCGTGAGCCCTCGAGTTGCGTTCTCGAAAACCGTTCCGGGAATGAGCGCAGAGCTCTGTGGGACGAGACCGACACGAACACGAAGCTCACGTGGTGGGATTTCGTGGTAGTCCACGCCATCGAGCAGGACGGTTCCCGCAGTCGGTTCGTCGAGTCGGTTGAGCAGACGAAGGAACGACGATTTGCCTGCACCGGATGGGCCGATGATGACGATCACCTCGCGGTCGCGAATCGTAACTGAAACCCCATCGACGAGTCGGTCGTTCTCGACGACCCGTGTGAGATTTCGTGTTTCGAGCTTTGGTTCCATGAGCGACTCTTCACACCTTCTCGAACAAAGCTTTCGTGTGCACCCCCGTTTCGAAAGCAAGCCGGTCCTCGTACCGATAAACTAACGGTTGAGCCGATCGGAGCGTCGTTCTTAGTGAGTAGTTTGATTTCTAGTTGTACATCAAGATACCAGTTCACCGTTTGAGGAATCTTACAGAAGCCTTGTGCAACACCCCACAGACTAAGCGAATGACGTTGCACAAGGGATGCAGTCCAGTACCGGACCGCGGGTACGGGAGAAATGACAATGATCGCTATCGACGTGATGCGAACCACACAGCTACACAGACAGTCGTTATACCTCGCCGACGTCGTCGGGAACAAGGGTAAATTCGAGTGTTCGAAAGTCACTGTCGAACGCAAAGATCTGCTCGACGTCACGCTCGTCAGCAAGCACACCGGTGAGATGATCGACGAGCGAAATCGCTTGATCGTCGTAGCGGTCGAACTGCGTTACAGCAGCCTCGAACGCCACTCGGTCAGGGTGAATCACAGTCACGTTCTGCGAGTTTCGTATCTGGGTGAGTGCTCGTGAAGCGACATCGTAACTATAGCGGAGAAGCAGCGTTGTGAGCTCGCCAAGTACGTGACTGGTTGTATAGATCGGACGGTACTGGAGGTCACCAGCGAGAATTGCCTCACGAACAGCAGTTGCCCGCGTGTGCTCGGCGTCGTCTTCGTCGAAGATCGCATACCAAGCACTTGTATCGACAAATAACGGTGATGTACCGGGATCAGCACTCATTCGTTGGAATCACTGTCGTCAGCGATCGCAGCGGCCAGATACTCGTCGGTGTTTCGAGAGACGTCGGATGCACCGCTTGAGAACGTTGCCGGGTCAGTAAAGAGCGAATCGTCCGCGTCGAATTCCCTAGGAGATGGAGACTGGTCGTCGTCGACGAACCACCAGACGACCGCCCCGGCGCCGACCTTGCGCCGGGCGACGATACCTTGGTCCTGGAGTCGGAGAAGTTTCTGGCGAGCGGCTTCAGAAGTGCAGTCGAGCTTTTCACCGACTTCTTTTGCGGTGACGATCGGATCCGGTGCGTATTGGATAACCTCGAGGACGGTATCGGGGCTTACCGTCTCGACATATCTCCCCTGCTCGTTGCGTTCACGGTCGGAACTCATACGCTAGGCTATGGAATTCGAGAGGTATAGTCCTATTGCCTCGAAACAAATGGACAAGATTTATTACCTATTGGTACGTAGCAAGAGGTAGAGACAGACCCGCTCCTTAGGGCACTTCAGAGTTAGAAGGATGCCCGCCTGTTGGTGCAGGCGAGCTGGTCTGTTTCAGACGAGACAGACCATGTGCACGAACACGATCGACACACTTGAGTTCGACGCATCGACTGCCAAACGCGCCCGGTACGAAGCCTTCGACTTCGAGCTTGAAGCGCCCGGTCTCGTGACCGTTCGCAACGAGAGCCACGAGAACGCCGACGAACACAGTTACCGGGTGAATGTCGAGGAGGGAGTTCCGGTCACCTGCGAATGTCCGTCTGATACGTATCACGATGGGGCCTGCAAGCACCGCGTCGCGGTCGCGATTCGTGAGCCTGTTCTCGAGGCTGCAAGCGACTACGAGAGCGGCGAGGAGCCGGAAGTCGCGACCGACGGCGGGACGACTGTCGAGCGTTCAGCAGCCAGTGCACCCGCTCCGGAACAGCATGGCAACGAACGGCCAGCGAACTGCGACTGCCTACCGACGTTTGAGGACCTTCCGTGCTGGCCCTGTTATCGTGACGGGTTCCGAGCGCCGAATCCAAACGTGGAGGCTACTACCGAGGACTGAAGCGGTGTCCGGTGGTTGGATAGTTCGCGAGCAAACGTGACGTCAGTATTTGGCCGATGAAACAAGCACAATTGACGGATAACGATTGGACTGCCTCGGCGGTTGAGAGCAAATCAGCGTCCGCGCAGAGTGATGAGAACGAAGCGAGTGGCGAGAGTCATCCAGAGACAAAAGCGGCGCTGTGTGAGCAAGCAGCAACCCACGCTAGTGAAGTTACTGCCGAACACTTTCCAGAGTTACCTGTTAAGACGATCAACTGGGAGACCTCGACGCGGATGCAGCGCTCTGCCGGCGTCGCGATCTACGACCACCAGGGTGAGCAGATCACGATTCGTCTCTCGTGGGATGCGTACGAGGCATACGGCTGGGAGCAGTTTTCCCGGGTCGTTCGTCACGAGCTAATTCATACCTGGCAGTATCACGAGTACGGTGAGGCTGATCACGGGTCGACTTTCAAACAGTGGGTTGAGCCGCTGGAAACGGATCGGCATTGTGAACGGTATGCTGATCCGAAGTATTGGGTTATCTGCGCGGAGTGTGAGAGTCGTGATCCTCGATATCGTCGGTCGAAAGTCGTGAAGCACCCCGAGAAGTATTCATGCGGTCGGTGTGGCGGTGCGATCTCGATTGAGGAAGCGTAGTACGGTTATTCGTAATCACCCACGGCAAAATCCGAGGCCCCAAGAAACAGTGGGTGCTACCTGAGAATTCATTAAATAGTTCGGCAGGAATGTGGACAGAAGAGATTCCCTGTCCGATAGATTCCACGAATGTCGAGTCAGTCATCACGACCGCTAATA is drawn from Halalkalicoccus subterraneus and contains these coding sequences:
- a CDS encoding SprT family zinc-dependent metalloprotease, coding for MKQAQLTDNDWTASAVESKSASAQSDENEASGESHPETKAALCEQAATHASEVTAEHFPELPVKTINWETSTRMQRSAGVAIYDHQGEQITIRLSWDAYEAYGWEQFSRVVRHELIHTWQYHEYGEADHGSTFKQWVEPLETDRHCERYADPKYWVICAECESRDPRYRRSKVVKHPEKYSCGRCGGAISIEEA
- a CDS encoding type II toxin-antitoxin system VapC family toxin → MSADPGTSPLFVDTSAWYAIFDEDDAEHTRATAVREAILAGDLQYRPIYTTSHVLGELTTLLLRYSYDVASRALTQIRNSQNVTVIHPDRVAFEAAVTQFDRYDDQAISLVDHLTGVLADERDVEQIFAFDSDFRTLEFTLVPDDVGEV
- a CDS encoding type IV secretory system conjugative DNA transfer family protein, whose product is MALFNPFGSDDENESEGTDSSETTSATIEGEYDPTQPKRINGKEWWIERLDTVSGDVETYAGEWPRAMIENAAEAPDQPIWVGCSERTGREFGVEFSRAFRHIAYLGSTGTGKTTAIYNSVTQLMMGGHGVAIVDPKGDDIYDLLRRVPKWRWDDVVYVDLGADYYSLEDEETGEKVPYQIGFNILDTYHEPGEPGFDEEIEWIVADLIELLAAGEYWGPRMDRIAKNMIRGMARHEEEFTIIEIYYALLEEENRKQYADLIGDSIDDDDIMFLEGFTRRIAEELSDDELDPLLGRLKDWVENPITRKIIAMRGAEVTLGQIVNEQKILIVNNDLPKEAKIMTANAVVSGIWTAVTSRKDPSEQQMMELAGMDDVGSEYAPFFLAIDECHSVLTDGDEIETMLMEARSKKLGLMLSTQVLRSLPDDAADAIISNCNTILSLTPNHPEEAREIANRFGGMDTEDLQRTPDYHAQTQLNSEDDPFLAKLIPPYPPCHTIEEAYELIVTSLENYGSPVQSGEEILDEMHFDAGGAISAGDAEAGASDGSDEQVDVTSDPAEQALYEAAYTVQIKRDAIGEYVKSEAVKDEWRRRAGELGFSSEVSNVIEQAPDEYLQRQRRDGTSVMRVTPEGLEYAGLAQDTGSSASGGGDEHRWVLTEAYRAFTKLGMFVELPTQEGDEDPDGIADLPIDPMNAQNPREMHQREEQLRDKYPHLYELTDGLNISIEAETSTLEKPMQTLTNLRKAIDEHKLCVFACKDGTANHDRFDYWPRRGEGIIYDTTGRGANRTINYDQMTFAADVDQNDNRTFYNKVETLAVAPDMYALRPRSEANLVWREEGQEVVMSDEDGTEHARFESREAAANPSKSDVPAYSVYDASEQEYTVRASGEKLVYGSREELEDDWMVVRAPFIPETEFDRIPTPEDFLFVVFPDDDTEEYTEPMICEQGEIRPLLPENTAWDTKEKTDINEPTDDPADPGVETKNADEQARTPAQQESSEEEDEDDGVSFAWSGR
- a CDS encoding ABC transporter ATP-binding protein, with translation MEPKLETRNLTRVVENDRLVDGVSVTIRDREVIVIIGPSGAGKSSFLRLLNRLDEPTAGTVLLDGVDYHEIPPRELRVRVGLVPQSSALIPGTVFENATRGLTLRNEPIDAERTTQILTQLGLEGYEDRTVEDLSGGETQRVAIARTLLNDPEVLLLDEPTASLDSASEARVEDLLSELDLTTVLVTHDEEQARRIGDRVMELRGGQLVRLGTPTEVLS
- a CDS encoding SWIM zinc finger family protein, with translation MCTNTIDTLEFDASTAKRARYEAFDFELEAPGLVTVRNESHENADEHSYRVNVEEGVPVTCECPSDTYHDGACKHRVAVAIREPVLEAASDYESGEEPEVATDGGTTVERSAASAPAPEQHGNERPANCDCLPTFEDLPCWPCYRDGFRAPNPNVEATTED
- a CDS encoding helix-turn-helix domain-containing protein; translation: MSSDRERNEQGRYVETVSPDTVLEVIQYAPDPIVTAKEVGEKLDCTSEAARQKLLRLQDQGIVARRKVGAGAVVWWFVDDDQSPSPREFDADDSLFTDPATFSSGASDVSRNTDEYLAAAIADDSDSNE
- a CDS encoding ABC transporter permease, with the protein product MSTLAPVMDLLRQFQDPVVWTGLTQVFVASLLAIIVVGISRYRDLALERELGIALVRGLIQIVAMGSIVGILLTVDLVWSGVILLGMMGGATWISKNRGEGLPGVVRVSFLAIVFGSGLVIVTMTLAGAIEASVRNLVPVGSMIIANAMQINSLALDRFKSEINANRETIEAELALGASPTAVISRHVETGVRASLIPVVDSLKSLGWVWIPGIMAGMILAGENPIYAALYQFVIMAMIFGAGGLTSMTSSLLIGNYVFTEADQLKTIDDADE